In Coregonus clupeaformis isolate EN_2021a chromosome 15, ASM2061545v1, whole genome shotgun sequence, one genomic interval encodes:
- the LOC121582359 gene encoding serine/threonine-protein kinase TAO3, producing MSGYKRTRRQHQKQLIALENRLKAEMDEHRLRLQKEVETHANNTYIELERLAKRHAVHTDKEIKAATAEEKRIQQQIIAQQKKELTTFIDNQKKEYRLCKDKIKEEMNEDPITPKEEKQERLSRHKETVQRSQAEDEAHLLDQQRLVYDRSCRALKRRTLVKRHEFEQEQMREELNKKKTQKEMEQALMIRQDESTQELERRQLQTLQRLRVELIRLQHQTELENQEEYNGRRQRELHRKHALEQRQQPQNLKMLEMQIKKQFQDTCKVQNKQYKALRNHQLEVSPKSEHKAILKSLKEEQTRKLAVLAEQYEQSINEMMASQAMHLEEEQEGECQALKQQLQQEMELLDAYQSKTKAQTEAQHERELQMLEQKISLCRSHLEQKIEEELASLQKERTERIKQLFERQEREMDAFDAESARLGFGSLGSLDFPKEDDR from the exons ATGTCTGGGTATAAGCGCACGCGGCGGCAGCACCAGAAGCAGCTGATCGCCCTGGAGAACAGGCTGAAGGCGGAGATGGACGAGCATAGGCTCCGGTTGCAGAAGGAAGTAGAGACCCACGCCAACAACACTTACATTGAACTGGAGAGACTGGCTAAACGGCACGCCGTTCACACAGACAAAGAG ATAAAGGCAGCTACAGCAGAGGAGAAGAGGATCCAGCAACAGATCATTGCCCAGCAAAAGAAGGAGCTGACCACCTTCATAGACAACCAGAAAAAAGAGTACAGGCTCTGTAAAGATAAGATCAAAGAG GAGATGAATGAGGACCCCATTACGCCCAAGGAGGAGAAGCAGGAGCGTCTTTCCAGGCACAAGGAGACGGTGCAGCGCTCACAGGCTGAGGATGAGGCCCACCTCCTAGACCAGCAGAGGCTGGTCTATGACAGGAGCTGCCGGGCTCTGAAACGCAGGACACTGGTCAAGAGGCACGAGTTTGAACAGGAGCAAATGAGAGAG GAGCTGAATAAGAAGAAGACCCAGAAGGAGATGGAGCAGGCCCTGATGATCCGACAGGACGAGTCCACTCAGGAGCTGGAGCGCAGGCAGCTGCAGACGCTGCAGAGGCTCCGTGTTGAGCTGATCCGCCTGCAGCACCAGACCGAGTTGGAGAACCAGGAGGAGTACAACGGCCGGCGGCAGAGAGAGCTGCACAGAAAGCACGCCCTGGAGCAGCGGCAGCAGCCCCAGAACCTCAAG ATGTTGGAGATGCAGATCAAGAAACAGTTCCAGGACACATGTAAGGTGCAGAACAAGCAGTACAAAGCCCTGAGGAACCATCAGCTTGAGGTTTCTCCTAAGAGCGAGCACAAGGCCATCCTAAAGTCTCTGAAGGAGGAGCAGACACGCAAGCTCGCTGTGCTGGCCGAGCAGTACGAGCAGAGCATCAACGAGATGATGGCCTCACAAGCG ATGCATCTGGAGGAAGAGCAGGAAGGGGAGTGCCAGGCGTTGAAGCAGCAGCTGCAGCAGGAGATGGAGCTCCTGGATGCCTACCAGAGCAAGACCAAGGCCCAGACAGAAGCCCAACATGAGAGGGAGCTGCAGATGCTGGAGCAGAAGATCTCCTTATGCAGGTCCCACCTGGAACAGAAG ATTGAAGAGGAGCTGGCCTCACTTCAGAAGGAACGCACTGAAAGGATCAAGCAGCTTTTTGAACggcaggagagggagatggaCGCTTTCGATGCAGAGAGTGCTAGGCTGGGGTTTGGGAGCTTAGGTTCGCTGGACTTCCCCAAGGAGGACGACAGATGA